GACACGCTTGTTGTTTCTCGGAAGTGACGAAACCAAAGTACTGATGGCGGCTCACAGTTTGCTCCCGGATATGTACTGAGACGAATTTGATGGCGTCTGATTGGACTTTTTGCTTACTTGCCCGCTTGTCTGAAGTCTTGAGATTAACATTGAACCCGTCGAGCACAAGAGTCATCAATCCGAGGAGGCATCATTTGTTGTAGAGCTGGTTAGATCCAGAGCTAGCTGCCTTGCCAATGAAATACAAGTCCAGTTAGCCTGTGTTAGCAGAGGTTTGTTTGTGTGCGTGGCTACACATATTACGACGTTTgacattttaacagtgttgtgtCACTGGCTGGTCCAAGTGTAGCATATTGTTTGGTTTCTGTAGTTACTTACTGTTACTTTAAAAGCAAAGAAGCGGCGGGAAGTTGTTAGCCGAGCTGATTAGCTGTAGTCACTGGTCTGTAGTGTGAGTCTCTTCTATGATTCACCGCTGCGCTGTTCGTCGACTGTCAGCATGTTGAAGACACGACAGTGTTTACTCGGGATTCGCAGCTTTCTTGGAGTGACGTCTAGAATATGGAGTTTCATTTTATACATCCTCAGGAAGCATCTACGAACGGTGAGCAAGTCAACATATATCATGTGAATGCATGTTTTTCTGTTCtgtatataatgtattcctgtatataatgtatatatgtatatatttttctttatttaaggACTCCTGTCTTTAAATAATCTTCAAAAAAACAGACATCTTCTGGCATTGTTGATATGTTAGAAACTTTGTAACAAATCATTCGAGTAATATTGTTTCCATGCACAAATTCCTAAGAGTATCCAGGCCTGTTGTTTTTTTGAACCCTTTAACCCTGCtcagattttttacatttataatatatttactgagCTGTCACAAAATGTTATGGCCCTCATACACTATTCAGCTGGGTCATTGCAGGATCTATAATAATTACATTACCTTGGCATATGAGTACAGAAATATGTTTTAGATTTGTTAAGTGCTGCTTTAATTGTTGATTTGTGTTTACTactcattgtatgaaaaaaaaagtttgatgaaACTTTGGCACAGTAGGCAGTTTCAGATTGTGCCGGTTTCTGCTGtacctctgtttttttctttatggtgCTGTATGTCCTAATTACTTTGGACTGTGGACCCCTTCAATATGTTGTTTAGCCTGCCGTGAAGGGAGTTACAGACCCAAAACTATTAAAGCACAATACGCTCACTGACAAAGGTATCAAATATTTCCAAACCAAGTCttgacaaaaagttttttttcagctGGCCAAGAGTTCTACAATGTTTCAATTTACCCCACAATAAAAGAATCTTATACATGTTTTATTCTTCatgtatatgttttgttaaaaaaatacgttttaatttctaataattgTTAAGAGTAATAAGAGCTATCATGTAATTTCATAAACACACCGTTGCTGGAAAACAgtggcatgctgtgatctgtttATATTTTCTCAAATCATATTAATAAATTGATGCACCCAAGACTATAATGTTTGGGGCTTTTCTGCAAAAACTGCTCAGAATGACCTTGGGTTGTTTTACGTAACTACCTGAGCATGTGGCATATGTGGCCTAGTAAATTGTGATTTTAGTGCTTTTACTGCTACtacctttcagttttttttcaccAACATccattaagtatttttaatatatcagtTTTATTCTAATCACACAAAACGGtttgtattttatacataaaagtcACATTGCATAAGTAGATATGAAAAGGTTTTTCTACTTGCCTTACACTTCTGTAACTTCTTTTGGCTGCTGTTTTGGAGGTGTATTAATAGTACAGTAGTGGCAGTATGGGGCCATTCTAGGTGTCTAGATATATAGATGTCTGCTATACGATGCCCACATCTGAGCTTTGCACCAGCTAAGCTAAAGTGCCACAAAGGGCTAAAGAGATGGGAAAATTAGGACGagaaattgataataaaaagagcCAGAAGTCTACAGGGCCTCTGTATGATTGGTTTGAATATCTGAATGTGTGCATTTTGGGAGCGAGAATAAGATCACATGACTGTTCCGTGTGCATCGTTGACTCTGTCTCTGTCTGCTGTCCTGTCTTCCACAGATAATCCAGTACCAAACAGTGCGTTATGACACATTACCTCTCTCCCCTATTTCCAGAAACAGGCTCCGTAAGTTCTCTCACCCGATTCTCCCTCTGTTATGTGCAGTTCTGTCCACTAGGGGAGCTTCTAACCACACAGCTGGATGCAATGTTGCAATTTATTTGAGGACTCATTTGTGACCTAGAATCGGTTGTATCAAaatcagtcagcaaacatttgtttttaagaagCGAGTACCTTACACTTTGGGAAGAATTGATTCCTCTGTAAAGCATTCTGTAAAATACTAACTTTTTTAtaatagatatttaatttttaataaatgcatgagATGATATTGGCATAGGATTGGGAGAGGTTGGTGGACATGAGATGTTAAAACTCATTGGATTTCTAAATGTTGAATCACCACTTTTCACTGTGTGTGACACGTATTGACCATTTGCTGCTTAGATGCGGTGAAGAGGAAGATACTGGTGTTGGATCTGGATGAGACTTTAATTCACTCTCACCATGATGGTGTCCTTAGACCTACAGTGAGGCCTGGTACACCGCCAGACTTTATCCTCAAGGTACATGCATATACTGCTTTTTACTGAAAAAAGGGCTCTAATGCTAGCTTGCTctgttcttttctattctatctgttttcttgttatttattatataatttaaaaaaaagaccttGCTATGTGTGCTgcattaggctaactgagacttgtcatagcacttgcgtatcattgctcttttgttgattttgattgtcgctttggataaaagcgtctgctaaatgtaaatgtactgtctATTGAAAacctgctttttttatttatttagaaattaatatgcttctattcagcaagcatgcactAAATTGACTGTAAAATGACTATAATGtagatttacaatgttacaaaagatttaatttttttttcaataaatgccgtcttttgaactttctattcatatcAAAGATTCCTGGAAAGATGTATCATggtttcagcaaaaatattaagcagcactactgttttcaactttgataataataagaaatgtgacttgagcaccaaatcatcatgatttctgaaggatcatttgacactgaagacttgagtaatggctgctaaaaatagCTTTTacatcatgggaataaattacattttaaaatgtataaaaaaacaggtattttaaattataataatatttcagaatattactgttttttcattttttaaaaatgcagccttgatcaATTTTGACTATccatgaaagtttttttttctctctctctctttctcaggtgGTAATAGACAAACACCCAGTCAGGTTTTTTGTCCATAAAAGGCCACACGTCGACTTCTTTCTAGAAGTGGTGAGTAAATTCTATCATTTGAGCAGATGACAAaacaaattagtatttttttaaattagtaaatgtTGCCAATTTGCTTGCATTTGCTTTGTACACTAATTTTTCTTTTGACAAAATTAATTCGCCAATATTCTAATGAGTATAATGTGTACAGTGTGTCCTCTTGTTGGTATATATCAGGTTAGTCAGTGGTATGAGCTGGTAGTATTTACAGCTAGTATGGAGATATATGGATCGGCTGTAGCAGATAAGCTGGATAACAACAGGGATATCCTCAAAAGAAGATACTACAGACAGGTAAAAACCCACTGCCTCCacatttttcatgtctgtttgtTCAATTACTGAACCTGTTCATCTGTGTCTCTCTTTCCCGTTTTTTTTGTAGCACTGTACTTTGGATTTAGGGAGCTACATTAAAGATCTGTCTGTAGTACACAGTGATCTCTCCAGTATAGTCATTCTGGACAACTCGCCTGGAGCTTATCGAAGTCACCCAGGTTAGAGATCTATATCTTTACATCTATGGCGAGCACATTCAAGATGATTTAGAATCAGTCCACTctgattttcaaaatataatgttaatcCTATGTTTAGGGAGACAAACATTCATCTTGagcatgtataaaaaataaaaaaaaatctagcaggtgcaaaaattattttgtgtaataaattgttttatgaatgtcattttaatttgttttcaccCCCAGACAATGCAATACCTATTAAGTCGTGGTTCAGTGACCCAAGTGACACAGCACTTCTTAACCTGCTCCCAATGTTGGATGCATTGAGGtattaacatttctttaaatcaTGGTCATAGTAACCTCTTAATCATGACTAGGCCTACACAGAATTTATACCCAATAAATTTTGCACAGTTTGAACATCTGTCATCATATCTGTCTGAATGTATACTAGGGGTAGGTAATACACCAGTAGACACGATTAACCATTTGAAATTTGTCAACCGGTGCAGATTTTGGACAATCATCTCTATCCCGGTATCATGCTCACGTGGCATTGCTGTGCTACGCGGTCATGTAAACTTACGATTTGTACGCACATTTAAGCATTAGAGTTAAAAAACAAGTGCTTTTAAGCTGTTGAATCACAATCAGCAACAAAAGAGAACTCATTTCGCTATATGCATGTGAAGAGCAGAGTTATTTTTGCCGCTTTATAGGCCTTGAATGGTTAAATACACACAGTTGTATGTCAAAatgtctttgcaagtatcctcataaacgcAGTAatttgtcttaagtgaaagtaaaaagctgagaaagaaaaccTGTAAAAGTATATTTGATCcaagcagctcttaaagtgacagcagtctaatattcctgctgtctgtcattcatgttatttagacaacaaaagagaaaaaatctctcactgctcttgactaaataacctttgtaacttTAATTAGAAGAAGTAactatttaatttacacagtaaagaatatgcagtgttttttttttttttaattggatcaGTGTATGATATCATAAAGACcgtatttaaagcaaaaataactatattgtttcggtcatatcgcccacccctaatgTATTCATAGTCCAAGAGGTCAGATATTCTAATCAtaatacaaaaatgcattctgtgtaaCTTTAGTGATAAacttgattgcaaaaaaaaaaaattccttttgaaTATCACAGGTTAGTTTCTAATTAAAATTGTTTGGGAGTTTTTGCACATGACTGCTATATCACCCACAAACTTTCTGTTCTGACTGAACTTTTGTCACGTCTTATTTGCTGTTTCAGTAAGTTGCCCTTACTGTTTTTTCACTCCCTTTCTAGGTTTACCTCAGACGTTCGCTCCGTCCTCAGTCGAAATCTCCACCAACATCGGCTTTGGTGATCATTTCTGTAAGGGCCAGTCTCTCTTCTGGTCGCCGTCTGGTTTTTACATGGCTCTGCCCGCTAAGTGTTAGCCTCTCCTGCACTGGAACTGTCAGCCTCTCGTCATCGTGAGCTCCCATTAGTCACATGGACTCCTCTGAGGAAATGCTAAGAGAAGACATGGGAGGACAGAAGGGAGAGACACATGATGAAGCAGCGATTACAAATAAACTCAAGGCAAACGGAGaggacagcattttttttttttcttgtattttttttcccttaaaaaatgGAAACTCTGCCTTACAGTTGTTGCATTCAACATTTGCATGATGGAGTGTTTCTGAGTGAATGGGGGTGAAAGCTTCTGATTCCAATTGTACCTTTAATTTTTTGGGGCAAATGAATCAGTGAACGGGATGTAACTACCAGTCACTTCATAAGCACTTATTCCCCCCTTCCTCaatgtctgtgtttgtctttttAGTTTCGTATGACCTTAGCACAAATGGTCACATggttttatttactcattctttCTCTAAGATTCTGTCCTTTCTCTCTACATTGTTTTTTCTGTCTGCCATCTCAGGTATCTGGGCCTCTTCTCTATGTTAAGAGCTGAGAGCTGTTAATACCGTTGTACTAATAGTATACTGTGGTAGAGAAAAATGTACGAGCAGCAGGAGAGAAAACTACAGTTCAATATTACAACTTATGGTATtaattttctgtgtatttttaaatgGCTCATATGTGAAACCTCTGGTTAAATCAGAGAGGTTTTCAAGGATGCTCTTTGATATGGATACATCAGCcactgagagagacacagagCAAGGACTCTTctataacagaaaaataaaatggagcCTTTTGTCAACAACTGAAATGATGGTCTCTTCCACTTTTTGGGGGTATTTAACATTTTAGATTGGCTGAACTTTGTAAAGTATTCAGACTCTTaaccaatttttaattttactaaattatagatcctggattctgtttttttcttgtgatatTTAGATTTCAAAGCATCAAAGctataaatgaatttaaagtctgcatgaaatgaaaattcatgcATATCTATattctaaatgcatcttattgtgaacaatttgtTCATGCATGTTAATTTTTGTAGTTGAAAATACCATCGCTAATCGCTGGTTGGCAGACTTTTGTACAATAGACTGCAAACTTACATTCAGATCTGTCACCATCCATTCAACAACTGATAGATAAAACCAAGTCtagccctacatttttttttttccttttttgataaTCCATTTCACCTGGGTGTACGCTACAATACACAATACTTCCATTGCATGAGAAATTTAATGTAAGATTGACGTATTTTGGATAAAGAGATTGTTCCAGGatttaaatattgtaaacttAAGCAGTGAGTGATCAAAATTCAGAATGACTTTAGCCCATTCCTCTATTTATATTTGTTCCAGGGTATTATTCCTTAAGATGATGCACTTTTTGAATACAATTTTTGAATAGTGCCCAAATTTAATTGGATCGGGCTTTGACAGTAGaacatatatattcaaaataacttaatattttttgctACCTGAAACAGGTTCTgaattatttttgctttgttttgctctGTTACTTCTAATAAAAATCAACCCAGTACCATAAATACATACCATTCATGAAGCATGGTCATCAAGCAGAACATATTTCTatgtacatcatttataaaaaacattcttatacattttaattcagtgGAGCATTTAATGTAATTATGCGAGAATGGCTTTATGAATGgtttttacagaaaatcattctgcttgtgtttcatgaataaggCCCAGTGTTTAAAGTGTGGGTGATGTTGGATTTGTGCCACACTTTGAATTTGGTCAAAAACTCTGAGCACAAAATCTGACCCATTCACCGCAGGGTTAATATTATGCTCTTAGCAGTTCATCTTCATCTCTGCATGTTTTATAGTGGCTTCTTTTGTGCCACCCTACAATTAGTGTTTTGTAGAGTTCATGATGGCAAACTCATACATCACTGCTCCACTTACATCGTAAAAGGAATTGTTGGCTTTAGTGTGGCTTTGTGGCTTGTTTTCCAAATCATTTTGAAGGATGTTTTTTGGAGGGACTGCCTGGGCGGCTTGATAGTTTGAGGTGTACCTTTTCTTATTTAGGCATTTATTGAACTAAATTTTACTGTTGGATTTTAAATACCTCTGTAAAATACCCATCTATGACCTAAAGTTTTATTTAAGTCCTCTTTGTTCACGTTGCCTTCTGGCATGGGTTTGACATTTTGTCCTTGTTTTAGCTAAACAGTCCCCTACCATTTTTAGCAAAATATCACATGTGTTTTGATTGAACTTGAAACTCTTCTGTGGTGTCTAATGACTAATTTGTCAAACTTAGccagcattttatttaatttattttgacgTCTAGTTGTTCTGTTCCAGGTAATGCCACGTAGGCCTCCAGGGCTGCAGACGTCATTACGCAACTGACGGGATGTGACGCGCGCCGCCTCCCTTGTTCCTTGTTATTGGATATCCCTCCGCCCTCCGACGCAGTTATCAAAAACAAGCTAGTTTGTAAACACTATAGACGGCAGATTTTCTTGGAGATTTTTAAGATCTCCCAGCCTGTGACAATGAAGTTTATGTACAAAGAGGAACATCCATTTGAGAAGCGACGGTCCGAAGGGGAGAAAATCAGAAAGAAGTACCCGGATAGAGTGCCTGTGAGTCAgacaaatttgtttttgtcaGGGCCCCGCTCGTACAAATAACATAAACCGAGGCTTTAGACAGTGACAACGCTAATTTATGAGGGGAAACCGTGTGAAAATAGCATTTCGTCTAAAAAACCGCGAAACCGTgcatatatatgtttaattaatgGATTGTCATCGTCATTTTAAGCTGTCCTTCATATGAAGGGACTGGCGTTAGTCTCAGTAAACTTCCGTTTCAATACAAAATTGTGGCATCGTTTACAGTACAAGTAATGGAATaaccaatatatattttaaaaagattatgtAATGTAAGTTTACATTTAATGCATATCAAGGTATTAAATATCATATAGCGAGAGATCGTCTCTGTGAGTCATTCATATGAACCTTGTTATTTTGACAGAGTCGAGGACAAAATGACTAGAATATGAAATTTTCTGACATACCATGTGGCCTCACACTGAGTTCATTTTCAGTTGCATTATGTGTCGTATGTCAAATATCAGCAACCAAATTTGTTAGAATGGGAATGTGCCCAAAGCTGGGGAACTCCCATAACGGCATTGTTATTATAATACTAAAAGATGCTGTTGTTCTCACATTACTGTCAGTGTTTATTATTAACAGCACTGATTTGTTTTCCGCAGGTGATCGTGGAGAAAGCTCCCAAAGCCAGAATAGGAGATCTGGACAAGAAGAAATATCTCGTCCCGTCTGACCTCACAGGTTCATTCCCTTGGGCAATACAGAACAATTTGCATAATCTTTAATAGTATTAAAGATATGAAGGAtttgcattaacattttttttgttatttctggtGGGGCAGTTCTACTTCCTCATTCGGAAAAGGATCCACTTGAGGGCCGAAGATGCCCTCTTCTTCTTTGTAAACAACGTCATTCCTCCAACATCAGCCACTATGGGGCTGCTTTACCAGGTACATCATATGAATgtatttgtacattattatttgtgtttgttttaaaggggtcatatgacattgctaaaaataacattatttggtgtaatgcaatgtgtttatgcagtttaaggttaaaaaaaaccattattttccacatactgtactttattgttgctcctttatgccccgctttctgaaatgcgtcgatttttacaaagctcattgttctgaaaagtgaggtgtatgctgattggccagctatccagtgcgttgtgattggctgaaaaccTCAAGCgtttgacggaaatgttacgccccttactgtactgtgatgccgtctcccggcacaacgagacaaaaccaataaaacccattactaaCGAgggatttgttgcatccagtggggacataattactgattataatgacttatactgtctttttacgcactgcttgcgtatcacgctgcataaacataaaacatgtctgcatttgtgatcggagaaatgacaaacaacaagcgctactctacactgctcaaaactagcgtttgaatcatcagtggtgaattctttaaatatgagACGTACTaacagactgtccttgcaaagtttgaattgccccactttatagaaacagcctttgtgcataGACGGCATTGTACACTCCcaagttcaggaaacagtcctccataaaatgtgctgcacacatctgaatatttgggttgaactcttctggaacagtgttgtaaatacaacttaattactgatttctagttgtgtcctcttttggaaggccaaacaaagtagtttcgctttcacaacaaaacacacagcatctccacaacatggcggcggtgacagcaacaatactacagcgtgaatcaaagttactccttctttctttgcgtgaacatttggccggtgttatgcaaatcttcccacatcgtgatgtagacatgtgggggtgtgtttaaatcaagaatttgtgggggttttttttttgggttttataatttatttttttaatttttatttgtgttttatatgaaatatagcttgtaacactccaaagagaaaggaaaacttgaaattccatcatgtgacccctttaactgaACCTTTTGCTCCTGTTTGTTTATAtcagtaaaatttataaaaagaagCATCTCTAAACTCTTCGACTCTGTTTCTGTGTTGTAGGAGCACCACGAAGAAGACTTTTTCCTTTACATTGCCTACAGTGATGAAAGTGTCTATGGGGATGTTTTGAGAGATGTGTAACCAATTTACTTGCCCCACACTACCcttccttaaaataaataatcaatacgTTAGGCCACATGAAGTGTACATTTTGAATGCAATTTCATATCCTCCTAGTCtgtttatgaaatattgtttgtaCTCTATGCTGCCTGCATATTGTTCCTTCCTACTTAAGAGTTCCTCCCTCAGTCTTGCCTTTAGGCAGACCGGATACAACCTACGTCCTGATCTGTTTCAGTAAATTAGTGGTACTCATATACGTAAAAGCTTGTTCAGTGTTCTAAACTTCTCCTTTTACCTTTTCTCACTTCCCCCAGCACGACATGCACCCTGCAGTCACCTTGCTATTCTGTCGATCTTTAATGTTTGgttcaagtttgttttttagcCACCATATTTGCACAGACCAAAATCGCTGATAATACTGGACTGTAATACCATGCaatgtgtgtgagtgcgagtgtgtaAGTGTTgccaataattattattttgaaatgggTTGGGGCTGCTGTTCATTTGAATACGCtggttaaaagataaaaaaaaaaaaaaaagtattttcagttGACATGCTGTAGGAGTTTGCttgtttatgtttcagttttcttataatcattattatgagGTTGACGTTCATGAATTgattggccttttttttttctttgtatcatGGATTGGTGTGTTTTGTTCCTTTTCCCCTAAAAGCTTTAATTGTCATGGTCACCAATCTCAAGCTTCCCATAATTATAAACCTGATGTAAAAAGCTGCCTGTGTCAGTCTTTAATGGGTTCTGAGTTATGCTTTTATCACAGATCTgagaacagatagatagatagatagatagatagatagatagatagatagatagaaggttTCATAAAGAATTAagcatatgatttaaaaataattaaaaagttatgcCTAGTAGACTTGTGCAGGTacatacaaaaacagaaaaataaaatcaaaagaaaaataaaattaaacattcaaataaatgttacaatcaaaaatgaacacatttaaaagCTCTGTTATTTTTCAAACATTGTATTGCTGAACTTTTGTCTTCAAATTAAAAACCTTATTTCCCACatatttacatttgtgtataCTATATTTAGCTAATAGATATTGTATTTAGACGATATCAAAGTTTGTAAATTACATTCCTTATTAGACTTGTCTTGCGTGGGGAAAATCCATAGCTGCAAGCCGAGCTGATGAAATGTCTTGATGGGCGTTTCATTTTTGCTCTGTGACACGTGACGTGCCGTCATCAATACACGCCCACAGCGGAAGTGCGCCAAACTGGGTTTCctgtcaatttttattttggttaattacTGATacgtttgtttatttttctttaaggaAAGCCTTCAGACAAGCTCAGCATACGTTTAATCTCAGAAACGGACAAAAGTGCGTTACATGAAGATTCCACGAATGTCACTGCaagagttttatttaatttagttcgCTGATTTTGCAAGCTAGCTGACTAAGCTGTCACTTGAGCCGTTAGCCTGCTGGCCTAATGGTCAGGTGTTAATGCAACTTACTGCAAACAGAAAATACTGAAATCGCTTTCGTCTGTAAAATCGAGCTTATGAAAGATGGTTTTTTTGGACTGATTAACTGAATCGACTTTCTAAACGTTCAGGTTACTGCACGCATAGCCAGCTAGCTTGTGAAGCCGTTACAGAGCTAACCCAGTTCCGCTAGTTTGCTAATTTATTGCCTTGTATTGCTTCTCAGATTACCACACCTCTTTCTTCTCATTTATATTTTGCTCTAACTCGTAGTCTTTGGTTTTTAGAATTGATATGGTAAGTTGGTTTAAAAACCGTTAGCAAGGCTTGTCAACTTTTTGACAGCTGCCTTAATaagtttgtgtttgtgatgtgtCATCCTGAACCCGTCAAATGTCTAAATCGTGCTGTACAGCAATACTAAGAATATTCTTGGTTCTGTTAAATTTTTAACGTTGCCATTTAACATGGTTTAATGATTACCAGACTATCAGTTCTTGAATTGTTTCTCACTTTGACTATTCTAGTTGTGGTAAGACCACTAAAATCTGAATTCAGACTTAGTGGACTCACAAGTGACTAAAaatgcagatgctgatattaatGTTGAAACATTTTCCTAACATCTCAATAGCTGGCACCGCCAATCCCTACCATCATGCCGGCTCTTCTAGAGAGGCCTAAACTGTCTAATGCCATGGCACGTGccttacacaaacacattatgAGAGAGAGGGAGCGGAAGAGGCAAGGTGAGCCCAGAATTCTGCtgtatatactaaaataattttggtGATGATGTACATTGTGATCAGTTATCCATTGTTTATTTCAGAGGAAGAAGAGGTTGACAAAATGATGGAGCAGAAActaaaagaagaggaagagaggaagaggaagaaagagatgGAGGAGAGAATGTCTTTAGAGGAAACGAAAGAGCAGGTGCATCTATATGATTGCTGCGTACTAATACTTGGATTATTTACAAAAGGTGTTGTAATTATGTTGTTGTTTAGGACTCATGAACAACCCTGTATTTCTCTCTTATTAGATAATGAAGATGGGAGTGAAGCTGCAGGGTCTTCAGGAGGAGAAGCATCAGCTGTTTCTACAGCTGAAGAAAGTCCTACATGAGGAGGAGAAAAGACGACGCAAAGAACAGAGGTATGCAAAAGAGAGCTGGCAAATTCAGATGTCAAATGGAAAAGTTATGTCTCCACGCCATAAATAGTATATCAAGCCCCAGAAGCCAGATCCTATCCGTTTTGTATGGGATCCGAACAACTAGTCAGCGTAGTTGTCTGGTACTCAAAACTGTTTTAACAGTCAAGAGGTTGACTGAGaaagccagagaagagcagaaaAAGCAGACATGATGATAAAAAATTAGTTTCAATGCTCAGACGTCTTCTGACGGGCACTAATCAAACAGAAAAGAGTTCtgttagaaaacagttattttaaattgtaattatatttcacaatattacagtttcactgtttttgtgtatgccttgttgagcataaaatatttaaaaaaatatcggttgtgtatacagtatgtgaatatatatccatagattttgaaaatgacatttgTTAATTAGTTTATTATAACTAgaattcttttatatgtttacagTGACATGACAACTCTGACTTCGGCAGCATACCAGCCTAATATGGCCATGCACTCTGGGCAGCACCTTCTCAGCATGCAAGGTGACCACTGTTTGGCATCTTCAGTGATCTGTCAAAGAAGTATAAAGCTGTAACTGTCAGAGTTTACTAGAATTGGCCTTCAATAATGACTTCATTTTGCTCCACTGTTCATTTTCACTCAGCGGGTCAGGTTAGTCATGGGCGTCCAGGTGCTCTTCTTGGGGAACGCAGCAAACAGCTCTTCCAGTCTCAAGTCATTCCTGTGAGTGTGATATTTTAGTGTACATCAAtctatttg
The sequence above is drawn from the Cyprinus carpio isolate SPL01 chromosome B5, ASM1834038v1, whole genome shotgun sequence genome and encodes:
- the ctdnep1a gene encoding CTD nuclear envelope phosphatase 1A — protein: MLKTRQCLLGIRSFLGVTSRIWSFILYILRKHLRTIIQYQTVRYDTLPLSPISRNRLHAVKRKILVLDLDETLIHSHHDGVLRPTVRPGTPPDFILKVVIDKHPVRFFVHKRPHVDFFLEVVSQWYELVVFTASMEIYGSAVADKLDNNRDILKRRYYRQHCTLDLGSYIKDLSVVHSDLSSIVILDNSPGAYRSHPDNAIPIKSWFSDPSDTALLNLLPMLDALRFTSDVRSVLSRNLHQHRLW
- the gabarapa gene encoding GABA(A) receptor-associated protein a → MKFMYKEEHPFEKRRSEGEKIRKKYPDRVPVIVEKAPKARIGDLDKKKYLVPSDLTVGQFYFLIRKRIHLRAEDALFFFVNNVIPPTSATMGLLYQEHHEEDFFLYIAYSDESVYGDVLRDV